DNA from Onychomys torridus chromosome 1, mOncTor1.1, whole genome shotgun sequence:
TGAGATCAAAATGTCTGAATATTTGGCCATCTAAAGCCTTGTCCACCACATTTCAAAGGCTTCCTTCTCTACTGGATCTTTACACACAGAATTCAAATCCCATTTCTGACATCCGATGTTGGTAAATACTGCCAAGATACATTCTGGCTAGTGACGGGGCTTAGTGGTACTGTGCTTGTCTTGCATGTGAAGGGCCCTGAATTCAGTgccagcactgcaaaaataatGCTAATTAAATATAAGTCACAATTTGTATTAAATCTGGATCTAAGTCCTAGTTTTACCATTTATCCATTGCGTGACCTTGAACAAATCACTCAATTTCTCTAGGCCTCAGTTTCATTTGTAAGGCAGAGAAAATAACAGTATCTACCTGAAAGGACTTGTCAATTGCCTATAGGGAGGGCTCACTTAGTACACGTAGTGACCTCTCGTTTTACCCTATGAGACACGAGATTTCTTGGACCATTTGTGACTTCTTCTCCCCCGCTTTGCAACCTCCCCAGATTCCCAAGCAGATGAATGCTCCTGCTCTGATACTGTTCTGTCAGCTCCATCTGTCTGGCAAAGGTTGGTTACTTATAGGAACCAGTtccagagaaaaaaatggaagagcaAGTGAGCACGGGTTTTAGAAATTCCACAGACTTAAGTCAAAACCCAGTTCTGCCCCTTAGAAGCTAGGAGTCTTAACCTGTGAGTGACCTGGGTGTTGTCCTCACCTATAAGCAGGATGCCACTACCTATACTCACGAAGATTGTTAGAAAAATGCATAaactgggtggtggcgcacacctttaatcccagcactggggaagcagaagcaggtggatctctgtgagtttgaggccagcctggtctacaaagagagttccaagactgcCTGGGCtattacagagaaatcctgtctcaaaaaacaaaaccaaccaaccaaccaagcaaagaGCATAAAAAGACTGTTAAATATGAGCtcattatatattaatttattttgtgctaGATACTCCCTAAACAGAGACATCACCTCTCATTTCTGTCAGAAATCAGTTCCACACTCTCAGAGCTGGGAGGAGTAAGTTGCCTTTCCTGCCCTTAGGAACATTAGCACTTAcaaagggaggggagggctggagagatggcccagctcgAAGAGCACTGGACGCTCTGGGAGAGAACcacggttcagttcccagcactcacatggcagctcaccaagGTCCAGAAAAAACtgcagttccagaagatctgaagctctctctgcctccctgggtactgcatgcacatggtgcacagacatgagTGCAGGCCAAACGCCCATCTACACAAGAACTttgataaatcttaaaaacagaaaggGTGGGCATGTCCACTAGGACACAAAAAATGCAATGACACAAGAGTCGTTATTACGAGGACAGCAGTaccagggaaggcttcctggaggaaaagACATCAGCAGTGTACCAAAAGGAGTGAGGAGAAactaggaggcagagaaggggaggaagggcaTTCCTGGCAGGTGGGTAGGCCTGAATAATCCACTACTAATTTAGTACAGAGCCCGGCACACAAAGCTTGGACTTTACCCTGTAAGAGAAGTGTCTGTGCTAATACGTTGCCGTCGGCCTTGTCTCAGAGGTAGTTCCTCTGGCATGGAAGATAGATTCCGAAGTGACagttacagaaagagaaacagcacCCAGCACCGTGCCTGACACAGGAGCAATATTCTAAAACTGAATTTGACCCACGTTCCTCTGACTAGTACTGAGGAGTGTCCACTGGTCACACAGACCCATGTTATTTGAGGGAGGCAACTCAAGGgtgctagttttgttttttataagctGAAAAAGGTGCAGGAGAGAGGACCAGGGCCAAACTTCAGTTAGTCAGAGTTCTGATGGTGAGTGCTGGTGCTCAATCAAGTTTTCTGAGTTTTGTTATTTCTAAGCCCTGCCTGTAATAGTCCCGTCCATCTTCCTGATTGACAGCCTCTTCAGCAGACTTCTCACATCCAGGTGCTCACAAACCCTCTCATCTCTAGGCTAAACCAACCAACTATACTGAAACTAACTGCTTAGACATTCCCTCCAGAAGAACTCCCTGAAAGTGCCACTTCAGTCATGCTCAGTACAGGCCTGGCTGCAGTGTCCTCGGGCAATGCTCTAGGCTGAACTAACCAGCTTACTGACTAGCCAGCAGGTTAAGAGAGCACAGGAACACTGGTTAGGAtccagagagggggaaggaagaagtcagagcaatCACACCCCCACCTTAGGAGTGACTCAGGCCCCTCCCTGGAAGGAACTAGGAAAGTCCGACAAGGGCAGGGGAGATGAGGAAATGGGGAAGAGGCCACCCCATCCCTTTCCTTCAGTGAAAACACAAGCCTGCTCTCACAGAAACCCTGCCTTCGGGGCCTCTCCTCCATCAGCCAGACTTCCTCCCGTACCATTCTGCCTGCTGCTTTTCTGAAGGTGTCTGGATCCATCTTGCCCTCAGGGACCCAAGGTGTCTAGCAGAACCCTGGTCCAACCTACCTTCCAGAATGTTTGGCCTTTTGTTAAGTTTCATACCAAGCAGCTAGCATCTTAGCTGCTTAGCAGGTATCATCTCATTCAACCCTTCAATtcacaggggaaactgaggcaccggAACAGGGACACCACTACCTCAAGGACACAGTCCTAGGCAAGGTCTAGGCGTAAACCCAGATAACTGCCTTGACCCCTGATCCCCAATTCTGAAGCCACAGCAACACCAGGATGCTCTAGACACTACAGATCCTGCTAATGACTCCCTGGGTCGGGACAGGCCAGGCACATCATCTcgccttcccccaccccagcttccacGGGCAGCCCCACGGGGTGTCCACGGTGTACTCACAGGCTGTCTGAGTACTGGCTGCCCCCAAGGAAACCATACTTGTCCGTCTTGCGCAGGGCCAGCCCATTGATCTCCGAGTCTGAACCCAGGGAGCTCACATCATCCGCCAAGGACTCCAAGGTCCCGGACATGAGGCTCACGGAGTCCAGGTAGCTCAGGGTGTCCGGGGCTTGCCCTCGAGGCCCAGAGATGCCAGGTCCTAGGCTGGACGTGGAGCCCAGGTCCTGAAAGTTTTCAACAGGCTCCGGAGCTGGGGTCACCGTCACCACAGCCACCGGAGCCTCACACGTCCCGGGGGGGCCGGTGACAGGCCCTGAGGGGTCCAGAGGCGCgggccctgctgctgctgctgctgctgctgctgctgcagctccaTGTCCACCTGTCACCTGTCCTGCCCCACCCCGTGCAGTCACTCCTGAAGCCACTGTGGTTCCCGGCTTGGGGGCAACCGGGGGTTTGGCAGTCAGGGCTCCAGGCGCCGTTCTGGAAGGGGTCCGGGTGGGGGTCCCTGGTCCTGGGATGGGCGAGGCTCGAGCCTCTTCCGTCTTCGGAGTGTCCGCCCTCGAAGCCAAGGCCACTGACGTCTCTGCTCCCGCCTCTGCCGCCGGTGCAGGGGACTCTTGCGTCTTCGCGGCTTCGGGCGAGGCCTCCAGGGTCAGCACCACCACCGTGCTGCCCGCGGCCGCCGCGGCCGCCGTCTGTGCCGATCCTGGAACCCAGGCGGGCTGAGCTTCCCCGGGGACCACCAGGTCGACGGGGGCAGAAGTGGCCGTAGTCACCGGCGGTCCCGGTGCCACCACTACGACCGGCCCGGCCCGGGAACCCCGGGGCGGGGGCGAAGGGGCAGCAGCGGAGGCGCCGTGACGGCGCGGCGGGGCCACCAGGGGCGCCGGGCCCGTCTCCATAGCGGTGGGCCGCCGCTCACATCCCCCCCGCCGCGGAGGCCGCAGAAGGCGCCGCCCCTCGGGCCGCCCGGAGCAGCCCGGCCCGGCTGCAGAGAGGGCGAAGGGCGCGGCTCGGCGCGcgccgggggcggggcgggaccgggcggcgggcggcgggcgggcggcgggcgggcggcgggcggcgggcggcgcgCGCAGGCGGCCCAGGGGTCGGGGGCGCAGGCGCCGGGGTCTCCCGGCCTCTCACCCTGCTCGCGCGCTCGCGCCGCCCCCTCCCAGCGAGGGGCCGGCTGCCGACGTCGCGCCTGCGCAGACGCTGAAGAGCCGCCAGCGTCTCGGCGGACTACGCCTGCGCGAGGGAAGGCCCTCccgcgccccccccccttttttttttttttttttttttttccttcctcccgccctctccagaggacctggacgGATAATAGGAGAGAGAAAACTGGGTTCCTGCCAATCGATGGAAGGGTGGGTGGGGTTGGAGGCGGGAAGAGGGTGGGTCGCCTAGAAAGAGGAAACGAAGAAGGCGGAGACAGGACGAAGAAAATGGGCAATAGGAAAGGGGGCCCCTGAGCCTGCTGGCCAATAAGCGCAGCTGAAGCGTGAGTGATCGCGGAAGGGCGGGGAAATGAGGCCGGGGCTGGGCAGTAAGAGGCGGGGCCTAGGACCTCTTGGCCAATAGAAACGGAGAAAAGGGAACCAATGAAAAAAGGGTCCAGGCGGTCAACTTGCCCCACAGTCACGTCTACTCCTGTGATGACAGCATCAGCAGTCAATAGAAAGAGCTGAAGAATTCTTCGACTTCCTGAGAGGGTAGGAAGGAATGACAGCTAGAGCGAGGCGGGCTGAACCTGCGCTTCACTGATCAGCCAATGACGGTCTTTCTTACTTTGCAGAAGGGCAGGAAGATAGATGGCACTCTCAGCAAATGGTAGCTTCGAGGGGCAGGGATGCTGCCAGCAGGCGGTGCCAGAGCAAGAATAGTCAGTGACAACCCGAGACAAGCGCGAGAGGAGGTGACAGCTGGGGACATCACTGAGACGGGGCCTGGAGCATCGCTGCGGATCCGAGCCAATAAGAGTTTCATGCTGGCCTTCTTGGGTTTCCAAAAGGGCCCCCCCATTCATTCAGCTCCTGAGCTGCACCACAAACCCAGTGCCCTCACCCGGTGCTCTCCACCTCGGTGCCTCTACTTAGACTATAGTCAGAGTCTTCTAAAAGGCTCATCCCTCTGAATTCCCTGTTTCAGGCAGGAAACTCAGACCAGGTTTCTCCAAATTCTCATATATAAATTGAGCTTCTCTTCCGAACGCTGCGATTTTTCAAACTTTATCCCTCTCATTCTCGAGGGTTCCATCTCAGAACCCAAATCTATGAATCCCCAGTACCAAGAACCCTCCATATTTGTATTCCTGTTCTTTGGAGGATTCAAGAACCAAGCCCTATCGTTATGACAGCTCTTCAGCTCTTATTATCTACTAACCTAGACTCCAATTTCATGAGCCCTCAAGGTTTCCCTCAGGCCAAAACCATAAAGACCAGACCTCATGGGAGCTAACCCAGCCTCTAAACACCCCTTCCTCTGTTCTCTTGAGCCCCAGGATTAGTAGGCCCCCAAATGCATACAGCATCTGCCACTCTCAAATTCGAGTGAGACCTAGCCCTCAACTTCCCAGTTCCCCACTGGCTTTTGAGTTTTGAAGCTCCCCAGTCTTGTTGGCTCACTCCCCCGCTCCCAACTCAAACCCAGACCCTGTAATGACCTGTCAGATCTTCTTTTCAACTTCCCGCCTTCCATCGGATTCAAGTTTACTGAGCATCCCCCCAATTCCATTCCCGTTTTGGAGTCTTTCTCACCTCCCAGAACCCACTAACGTGACATAGCCCCCCATGGTACCCATATAAGGCAAAACAGCCGCCAACTGAGGCAGGGAGGGGCTGTGCAGGAGGCCAAGGGCAGCTGCTAAGTTTAGGGTGGCTCCTTCTCTCTTCTTAGAGACAACAGGTGGCTGGGCCCCAGTgcccagaaaagaaaatgtcttagtGGCATTGGCAcggagtggaggaggggaagggaggggacacATTCCTCAGGACATCAAGTCCTTTAGggagctggaggagatgggtGTCCTTGCCAACCTGGGGTTTCCTCTGCTGCTAGTTCCCTAGACTTCTACTGCATGGAGGAGAATGTGGCACTGAGGCCCAGAACATTATGAGAGGGTACCTAAAAGTCCCAAAGTCAGCCAAGCCAGTTCCTTCCCAGGAAGGACAAGTCACTGGCTATGCTACCTAGGAGAAGGTGACAGCTAACACTCCCATCTGGGTGtctttgtctcttctcttctgaggtcCAGCCTTGATTCCCACTGGACCTCTTTTGCTTCAACCCTTCCCAAGTTCACCAGCATCTCTGCTTGTCACTGAACACCCCAAGTATCTGCTCACCAACCCTTAACATCTGGCCCCGTCACAATTCTGGCCTTCATCCATGTGCTGTGCCTTCTGCCTTGTGTGTCTGCCCATCACCCTCACCTGAATCACTTCCTTACTTTCCATTGACTTTGTTATTGTCATCTCTTGCCTACTTGCTAAAGCGAACCCGCAGAATCAAGCACATTGTAGGTCTGCAATACATGCTTACTGAGTTTAGACCTGAACCACCCCACTTAGGGGCTCAAAGGTCTGGTTCATCTCTCCCAGAACTACGGGTTGCCTGGGGCCCCTCTGATTTCTGGCACAATCCAGTCCCCCTTTGGGAGAAAGAACACCCCTTCCTGCCTATCCTAATGAGACTTGCATCCCGAgacttactccctcctccctttctgggCTCCAGCTGCTGCAGGCCTCCAAGAAAGGAGAGGCCCCTGAGCTGGGCTATTTTAGTATCTGGGGTGGGTATCCGCAGGGCTAAGGTTACCATGGTATATTAAGGACTGTGAGGGCAGGACTATATAACCCCAGAAGAGCTGCCCCAAGCAGATTCTCTGCCTTTTCCAGCTGGAGCCTCTGCCTTGCCCCCAGGAGATCTGAGACATGGTGAGTGAGAATCCCCAGCTGTAGTCCAAACTATTAGCTCAGGGTAGCCTCGcccttcagaaaaaaacaaaagttggTGCTTCTCAGTCTGATTACAGGTAAGATATGAATCCTCTCTCAGCACCAGAATGGGGCCAGAGGATAGGGTAGTGGGCTGAAGGACTCAGTCAAGGATAGTATGCTTGGATATCAACCATGGGGAGGGCGTTAGACCTGCTCCAAGTCCATTCCATCCCTTTCTGTCCTCTGTCTAAAGTCCTTGGACCAGTGAGATGATCCCACTCCCATTTGATAAGTGAGAATTAGAGGTTCAGATAGGGTCAATGAGCGGATTAAGCTAGCAGGTATGGGTGCCAAGTTAGCAGGCCAAGGATCCCGAGAAGGGCACTTATTCGAAAGGATGAGGGGACCTGGGAGTTATAGCTAGAACGTTAGTGATGCAGCCAAGGGAAGTCCCCTTAGCCAAGAGATGCAAAACAAGTTACTTTAGAAGAAAGGACTCAAAGAACTCTGAtctgaccaggcatggtggtgatgTATGCCCATAATTTCAACTGCTTTCAAGGCTGAGGGGTAGGATCACTGGAGCCcaggggttcaagaccagcctgagcaataTAATAAGAActggtctcaaaaagaaaaagaaaaaaagaagaagaagaaagagaaggaggagctgggcttggtgatgaatgtctttaattccagcacccgggAGTTTAATTCCAGCATCTCTGTGAAAGGAAAAGCCaaggtctacataatgagttccaggactaactagtgagaccatgtctattttttttcttgtggcttttgagacagggtttcttggtggaacagtcttggctgtcctggagctcactctgtaggccaagcaggcctcaaactcactgcggatttgcctgcctctgcctcatgagagtgctgggattagcccACACCTGGctgtgagaccatgtcttaagaggaaaaaaaaggggttggggatgtaactcagttgactggtagtacttgcctagcacgcacaagCAACCAAATAAGATCGGATGTGGCAGCCTAAGAGGATGACCCTGGTAacagcacttggaggtagagatggaggcaagagatcagaagatcaaggtcatcctcagctaagcAGCAAGTCCGGGGGCTATACGAGAGACCTTGTTTTTAACAACACAAGTCTGGGTTATCTCCGAGGAGGGAGGGGGGGTCCAGGCCTGTGAACGCTCCTTCTCAACCTCTACCCTCACAGGCACCCAAGAAGGCCAAGAGAAGGGCAGCAGCAGAAGGAGGGAGCTCCAATGTCTTCTCCATGTTTGACCAGACTCAGATCCAGGAGTtcaaggaggtgagggagggaagcctccccccccccagaaagTGCACCtgttgggggaggaggagggtttAGAATTCCTCCACTCCTCTGAAGGGTAGAGGGGGTCAGCTGGCGGAGAGCCAGAATCTGATCTGCCTGGGGCAGCAACGCCGAAGCCCTGGGTCCGTTCCTGGCTTCATctgtccccacccctaccctccaCAGGCTTTTACGGTAATCGACCAGAACCGGGATGGCATTATTGACAAGGAGGATCTCCGGGACACCTTCGCAGCCATGGGTGAGCCCTTACTTATTGCCATCCATAAACAGTGAAAGCTGTGGATGTTGAGGGGAATCCAGCAGCTTTGGGCTTCAGTCTGCCCACATGAAAAGTGAATGCGTTGATATATGTTTATGGGAAGTTTAGCTCTGGTCCCCTGCACCCAACTCCAACCCCTGTTGCTTGTCCTGTTCAGGCCGTCTCAATGTGAAGAATGAGGAACTCGATGCCATGATGAAGGAAGCCAGTGGACCCATCAACTTCACTGTCTTCCTGACCATGTTTGGGGAAAAGCTTAAGGGTGAGTAAAATGTCCTCCGTCCAAGGCCCTAGATAGATGCCTCTTCCTCGACCTTCAGGGCCTTGCTGAACTcatgtgtcctctgacctttcagGTGCGGACCCTGAGGATGTGATCACTGGAGCCTTCAAGGTCCTGGACCCAGAGGGGAAGGGCACCATCAAGAAGCAGTTGTGAGTGTCCCCCCACCCCTGTAGCTCCACTAGAGTCTCCTTAAGTCCCTATGAAAGGGTCCGAGGTTGACAGAATGAGTGAGCAGGGACTGAGCCACAGGGTTACATTTTCACAGCAAGTAAGAGGAGAAACTTGAGACAGGAGGCCACAGCATTTGCGGGGTGAGCCAAACTTAAAAGAGCCTCCCTGGTTTCAGGGAAGACTGGGGGGTTGGTGGCAAGGAATGAAATGAGAGGGGACAGGACTCATGAACCCAACCTCACCTCCCCGAATGTCACCTTCTCAGCCTGGAGGAGCTGCTTACCACACAGTGTGACAGATTTTCCCAGGAGGAGGTGAGTTGGGGAGGGCCGGGAAGGGGAAGGACTCTAACAATGGGAGTTCGAGGACGGGTCCAAGACCTACTCCTGTATCTTCCCACAGATCAAGAACATGTGGGCAGCCTTCCCTCCAGATGTGGGCGGCAACGTAGACTACAAGAACATCTGCTATGTCATCACACACGGTGACGCTAAGGACCAGGAATAGGGGACCCGAGGTCTCAGAAGACCTAGATAGGCATCTAGCCTCCCCAGCTCTCACCCGACCCCCAATAAAACTCAACTGGTCTTTGTTTCTAATTGGTGGCGACTTCAGCATGTTTATGCGCGAACTCAGGCAGGAGACAGAAGCGCTGCCCAGCGAGGCAGGCAGGGATGGAAAGACTAGTGGCCGGGAGGCCACCGCGGGCAGCTCCATTCCTGCTGAGAAGACTCGGGCAGctcgggtggggtgggggaagcagtTTCTATTACATGGAGAGCTAAGAGGAACAGGGACACCCTAAGTGGAACCAGCCATCAGGAGTCGGAGGGCGGTCCTCTGAACAGCACAGAAGGTAGATGTGGGCAGGGCTACAAACTTCCGGATTGGAGGGACCTGTTTCAAATACGAGGGCGGGCCTACCCTCTGGGTCTCCGGATTGGGCGCTGGGCAGTTTAGAGCAGGGATGGGACCGGAGATTGGCGGTGAGCCGACAGGCCGCGGTGAGGATCTCAGAGTGAGTCTGACTGCTCGCCCTGAGTCTGGCTCTGCTGCATCTGAGCTTGCATCTTCTCCAGCATTTCTTGCATGCGGCGCAGCTGTGAGGGGCAAGATTGCAAGCAATGGGACCGGGCAAGGCCGGAATGGGATCTAGGGAGCTGATTAGAGGGAAAGAGATGTGCTCGCTCACCTCTTCGTCTTTCTCGCGAATCAACTTCTCAGTGTCAGCCAGAGGCAGCATGGGCAGCGGGATCTCTGTGGCACTCTGCCGGGAAAGCTTGctagaagggggggggggggtgtcagaaaACAAGGACAGGGGGTCTCAAGCTGTGGGTCTAGCCGTGGGGCGAATTCTGGGTGTAGGGGGCGGGACCTCGTCCCTGAGGTTAGGGACGGAGTGGGAGAGCCTTAGTTGGACCTGGGAGGCGGGTTAAGCCTGGTACCGGACCAGTCAGGAAGGCTTGCCCAAAGAGTAACGCCTTGGAAGTACCAAAGTAGCCCGGCTCTCACCTGCGGCTGGCTCGGTCCCGAGCCCCAGGTCGAGCCAGACTCTGCAGGCAGCGAGCCCGATAGCCCTCGTAGAGCAGATCGTGGGTCACTTCCTTCAAGTCCTGAAGATGAGTCTGTACCAGCATCCGCCTCAGGTTTAGGAAATCGCAGTGATGTGGGTTCTCCACTAGGGGGCGGGCGGGTAGCTTTCCGTCAAACTCCAGCCTTAGACTATGCCCTCTGGGAGGATGCGACTGTTGCAGCCCGAGGATCGATCCCTCTTGTGGCTTCCAGGAACTCCCAGGACTACTAGAGCCCACCTCCAGGTTCACATAGCGCGCAGACTGAGCTCCCTGAAGCTCTCAGCGCATCCTGGCCTTACCCTCCACGGTACCCCAGGAGTAGCGGCGTCCCCTCACTGGCCGGGTTCCGCCATCCCTCACCACTTCACAGGAACCAACGACGGCGAAAGGGATGCTTCCCTACAGGGTCGGAATCAGGAGTCACGTTGGCTCCTCCTGGGCACACACCTCTTTCTCAAGGCTTTCACCTCCACGCCTACTTTCTACCTCCCTGCCCCTTCCACGTCCGGCCGTCAAACCTTCATCTCTTCATTCTGCTTCTTGAATTCTTCATCCTCATCAGAGTCACATTCTGGGAACTGGTAGATGTTGATCTCCTCCTCCTTCAACTGGTCCCGGATCTCAGAGCAGACAGAGGGAGAAACTGAGGTGTGACCAACCGACACTGCATGGCCAGAAACAGTGAGGTACAGAGATACTGGGTAGTCGGAGAGAAAGAAAGACGTGAAGAACAGAGAGTGAGAGGTGGCCACAGCAGATGACCAAAACCAAACCTCAGATGGCGAGAAATGCAGAAAGACAGGACAGACATCAAGATCCCCGGAAGTGGGACAGGGGAAGGCACTGTAAAGACAGCGGGGCAGGGAGTCACGCCAAAGAGATGCCAGGAGTTGTGGTGGCCATCCTCTTCCTCAGACCGTCCCTAGGCAAGCATCTAGTTCCAGGGCTGTATAGTCATTCTGTTCAGAGCTGTTAGGGACCTGGCTGCAGGTTCATACACCCTTTCCTCATACCAGCCACCCCCAGTCTAGCCCTAATAACTCCTGCTCTAAAAAAAGGCCAcctcaagatttaaaaaaaaaagtcaaagcagAGGTTCAGTCAGAGCTTTTGCTTTCACTTAGTGCTGAAGGTCAGGCTTCACCCATACCTTctgcttgaggacctgagtttcccGAGGCATCAGGGCATCTGCTTTGCCAATGACGGGGATAATATTGACCTTTTCATGCACTGCCCGGAGGAAAGCCACATCCAGGGGCCGGAGCCTGCAGCAGGAATTGATCAGGGCTCAGCTCCAGAGTGCAGAGGTTTTTCCAGCCTCCCCAGTCACTCGACCCCCCTCCCCCTCGTGCCCTCCAGACCCTCTGCCGAAGGGTGAGATGAAGTAGAGACAGCAGTGCACTCTGGAGTCCTGGATGTTCTTCCTGTTGAGACCGCTCTCGTCTCTGAGGTACTGTTCAAACTGCTCCTCAATGAATCGGACCACTGGCAGCCAGCTGGAGTGTGGGGACAGGCATAGTCTAAGATCACAGGGCAAGGAACAGAATGGAGCTAGCCAGGCCTGTGGGTGGGAAGAAAGTTCTTTGCTTCCAACCAAGGTCACCAGGGGCAACTGGAAAGGGCATGGATGAGACATCAAGGTGAGGTGgttccacacctgtaatcccagcactcaggaagctgaggctggaagattaccacatttgaggccagcatggcctacatagtgagttccaggccagcctgggctaatgtGACACCAtcccaaaaagcaaaaacaagcaactgggaaaaaaaaaaagcagcaccTATCAGCCATGCAGTAAGTCTGTAATCCTGGAAGGAGGACTTTGAGTTTAAGACCAGTTTGggttacagagtgaatttcaggcccctgagttacacaaagaaacctttttctcagaagaagaaacacTGGATACTTTGGGCCAGATTGTTTCCAGAAGCAGGTGCCTCCTCCTTTTAGGTCAAGGAGCCATGACAAACCAGCCCGCAATGGATCCTTGTTCTTCCATAGTGGAAGAGAGGCTTAGCTCTTATCCATCCCCCGCCTCACCAGTCTGAGCAGTCCACAGAGTCCCCAAAGCCAGGCGTGTCCACCAAGGTCAGCTTCACCTTGACACCTCCTTCCTCGATCTCCACACCTCGGCGCTCAATGGTCAGGGTTTGTGTGGTGCGTGCTGTGGGTGTGGAGAAGTTGGCTGTGCAGGGCTCTGAAGCAGGGCTCCGTTCCAGGGGAGGAAACAGTCTCAGAGAAAACCAGTGGCCATCCAAGTCCccagaccaaaagaaaaagaatgcagTCTGGGGACAGAGGAAGAGGCCAGGGACACCACAGAGAGAAGACCAGGACAGCAGCGGGGTGGGGAGCCTGCAGGGGTGGGGAGCCTGCAGGGGTGGGGAGCCTGCAGGGGTGGTGGAGGGGGGCAGATCTTACCACTGGCATCTGGCACCTGCCGATCCTCATAGAGGTTGGTGAGGAACAAGCTGTTGATGAGGGTGGATTTCCCGAGGCCTGACTCCCCTGTGAACAGGACAGGCCTACTAGTCAGCTGGGAGGATGGCCAGGACCTCCGGAGTGCATCCCGccgccatctctccagaccagacCCACGGACCTGCCACCATGAGTGTGAAGTCAAATCCCTTCTTGACAGACTTGCGGTGTAACTGGTTGGGAAGGGCTGCAAAGCCCACGTACTCCTTGTCCTGTGGGGGTGCAGAGCAACAACAGAAGGCTCCAGACACGGCAAGGGGTGCCCCGGCACCACCTGAGCCCCAAACCTGGGAAGTCGCTTACTGTGGGTTCACTTTGGTTTGGGGACCCTCAGGGGAGAGGGCTGGACCCCAGATGCCTAGATTCCTGGGCCCCAGAACTCACCATGGTTCTGCTGCTTGTCGCTGCACCTGGTACTGCTCCCCACTTCCTCTGGTGGGGCAGGAAGTTGAATATATCAAacaaggctgggggtggggtggggatggggggcagtGCAGGAAGCTGAGCTTCGCAAAGAGAGGTGAGAAACCCATACTACAGTCCCTTTCTTTTAAtccaaaggtttttatttttaattctttgggcatggggatatgtgcacatgagtgcccCAGAgcagggcattggatcccctggaccagGAGTCACAGGTAGCTGTGAACTGCCTGCAGATAAtggaaactgaattcagatcccctggaagctAGCACACGCTCtcaattgctgagccacctctacagCCCTGAtgcatctttttctctctccctgcagaTA
Protein-coding regions in this window:
- the Mylpf gene encoding myosin regulatory light chain 2, skeletal muscle isoform, with protein sequence MAPKKAKRRAAAEGGSSNVFSMFDQTQIQEFKEAFTVIDQNRDGIIDKEDLRDTFAAMGRLNVKNEELDAMMKEASGPINFTVFLTMFGEKLKGADPEDVITGAFKVLDPEGKGTIKKQFLEELLTTQCDRFSQEEIKNMWAAFPPDVGGNVDYKNICYVITHGDAKDQE
- the Septin1 gene encoding septin-1 isoform X1, with amino-acid sequence MDKEYVGFAALPNQLHRKSVKKGFDFTLMVAGESGLGKSTLINSLFLTNLYEDRQVPDASARTTQTLTIERRGVEIEEGGVKVKLTLVDTPGFGDSVDCSDCWLPVVRFIEEQFEQYLRDESGLNRKNIQDSRVHCCLYFISPFGRGLRPLDVAFLRAVHEKVNIIPVIGKADALMPRETQVLKQKIRDQLKEEEINIYQFPECDSDEDEEFKKQNEEMKGSIPFAVVGSCEVVRDGGTRPVRGRRYSWGTVEVENPHHCDFLNLRRMLVQTHLQDLKEVTHDLLYEGYRARCLQSLARPGARDRASRSKLSRQSATEIPLPMLPLADTEKLIREKDEELRRMQEMLEKMQAQMQQSQTQGEQSDSL
- the Septin1 gene encoding septin-1 isoform X2 codes for the protein MVAGESGLGKSTLINSLFLTNLYEDRQVPDASARTTQTLTIERRGVEIEEGGVKVKLTLVDTPGFGDSVDCSDCWLPVVRFIEEQFEQYLRDESGLNRKNIQDSRVHCCLYFISPFGRGLRPLDVAFLRAVHEKVNIIPVIGKADALMPRETQVLKQKIRDQLKEEEINIYQFPECDSDEDEEFKKQNEEMKGSIPFAVVGSCEVVRDGGTRPVRGRRYSWGTVEVENPHHCDFLNLRRMLVQTHLQDLKEVTHDLLYEGYRARCLQSLARPGARDRASRSKLSRQSATEIPLPMLPLADTEKLIREKDEELRRMQEMLEKMQAQMQQSQTQGEQSDSL